A DNA window from Xanthomonas campestris pv. campestris str. ATCC 33913 contains the following coding sequences:
- a CDS encoding OprD family porin encodes MKHVLALGSAALLAVGAAGRARAQAPDDGFWDGAGVDVTALNFYYNRDFRSGEGQGKRAEWAQGFVVDAKSGYTRGPVGAGLDLLGIGDFKLDGVRAEGGTGLLPNNDDGTAQHALMRVAPTLKLRASQTELKWGSFIPNEPLVRASITRIMPETFQGVTLESKDVPKLDLLLARFTSAWYRDGDSRVPITLTNKNRRFLGTPDADALNLVSATYSVAPGTQLRYQGALMEDIYRQQLYNLIQTHAFGKDQLRVDLRYFRTDDVGQSRAGPIDNRMFSSMVSWRTGGHEFGAGYQRLSGPGAMPWPGGTDGNVFNWTFINDFLERGERSWQLRYSIDGKSIGIPGLSVMARYIHGDDARPATYAGEGREWARDVLTTYRFQSPRLKHFSVIWFNGTFRSNYQRNVDENRLILQYKRQFDTPGQ; translated from the coding sequence ATGAAACACGTACTGGCACTCGGCAGCGCCGCGCTGCTGGCGGTTGGTGCCGCCGGGCGCGCACGCGCACAGGCGCCGGACGATGGGTTCTGGGATGGCGCGGGCGTGGACGTCACTGCGCTCAACTTCTATTACAACCGTGACTTCCGCAGTGGCGAAGGGCAGGGCAAGCGTGCCGAATGGGCCCAGGGCTTCGTGGTGGATGCCAAAAGCGGCTATACCCGCGGTCCCGTCGGTGCCGGCCTGGATCTGCTCGGCATCGGCGACTTCAAGCTCGATGGCGTGCGCGCCGAGGGCGGCACCGGCTTGCTGCCCAATAACGACGATGGCACTGCGCAACACGCGCTGATGCGGGTGGCGCCCACACTCAAGCTGCGCGCCTCGCAAACCGAATTGAAGTGGGGCAGCTTCATTCCCAACGAGCCGCTGGTACGCGCCAGCATCACCCGCATCATGCCGGAGACGTTTCAAGGCGTGACGCTGGAATCCAAGGACGTGCCCAAGCTCGATCTGCTGCTCGCGCGTTTCACCAGTGCCTGGTATCGCGACGGCGATTCGCGCGTGCCGATCACCTTGACCAACAAGAACCGCCGCTTTCTGGGGACCCCGGATGCGGATGCGTTGAATCTGGTGTCGGCCACCTACAGCGTTGCGCCCGGCACGCAGCTACGCTATCAGGGCGCGCTGATGGAAGACATCTACCGCCAGCAGCTCTACAACCTGATCCAGACGCACGCCTTCGGCAAGGATCAGTTGCGTGTAGACCTGCGCTATTTCCGCACCGATGACGTCGGCCAATCGCGTGCCGGGCCAATCGACAACCGTATGTTCAGCAGCATGGTGTCCTGGCGCACTGGCGGGCATGAATTCGGGGCCGGCTATCAACGCCTGTCCGGGCCCGGCGCCATGCCCTGGCCAGGCGGTACCGACGGCAATGTCTTCAACTGGACCTTCATCAACGACTTTCTCGAACGCGGCGAGCGCAGCTGGCAGCTGCGTTACAGCATCGATGGCAAGAGCATCGGCATCCCCGGGCTCAGCGTCATGGCGCGCTACATCCACGGCGATGACGCGCGGCCTGCGACCTATGCAGGCGAAGGCCGCGAGTGGGCGCGTGACGTGCTCACTACCTACCGGTTTCAGAGCCCGCGTCTCAAGCATTTCAGCGTGATCTGGTTCAACGGCACGTTTCGCTCCAACTACCAGCGCAACGTCGACGAGAATCGATTGATTCTGCAATACAAGCGCCAGTTCGATACGCCTGGCCAGTGA
- the gudD gene encoding glucarate dehydratase, translated as MNIHSSSARSSATPRITDVRVVPVAGQDSMLLNLSGAHAPYFTRNVLVLHDSSGRIGVGEVPGGEAIAALLREAAGLILDRPIADYQRILNQVRATFADRDSAGRGLQTFDLRITIHAVTAIESALLDLLGQFLEQPVAALLGEGQQRDAVDVLGYLFFIGDRRKASVAYRDGSGARDRWESLRDEEALTPDAVVALAEAAYDKYGFRDFKLKGGVLRGEQEIEAIRALHARFPQARITLDPNGAWSLEQAIALCRDLHGVLAYAEDPCGAQDGYSGREVMAEFRRATGLPTATNMIATDWRQMGHAIQLQSVDIPLADPHFWTLQGSVRVAQMCRDWGLTWGSHSNNHFDISLAMFTHVAAAAPGRVTAIDTHWIWQDGQRLTHAPLTIAGGQIQVPAKPGLGIELDIDALDAAHRTYQSLSLGARDDAAGMQCLIPNWAFDNKRPCLVR; from the coding sequence ATGAACATCCATTCTTCAAGTGCGCGCAGCAGCGCGACACCACGCATCACCGACGTGCGCGTGGTGCCGGTCGCCGGGCAGGACAGCATGCTGCTGAACCTGAGTGGCGCGCACGCACCGTACTTCACCCGCAACGTGCTGGTGCTGCACGATTCCTCCGGGCGCATCGGCGTGGGCGAAGTGCCGGGCGGCGAGGCGATTGCCGCGCTGTTGCGCGAGGCCGCCGGGTTGATCCTTGACCGGCCCATCGCCGACTACCAGCGCATCCTCAATCAGGTGCGCGCAACCTTTGCCGACCGCGACAGTGCGGGCCGTGGCCTGCAGACCTTCGATCTGCGCATCACCATCCATGCGGTCACCGCGATCGAGTCGGCATTGCTGGACCTGCTTGGGCAATTTCTGGAGCAGCCGGTGGCCGCGTTACTGGGCGAAGGCCAGCAACGCGACGCGGTGGATGTGCTTGGCTATCTGTTCTTCATCGGCGACCGCCGCAAGGCCAGCGTGGCCTACCGCGATGGCAGCGGCGCGCGTGATCGCTGGGAATCGCTGCGTGACGAGGAGGCATTGACCCCCGATGCCGTGGTTGCACTGGCGGAGGCCGCCTACGACAAATATGGCTTCCGTGATTTCAAGCTCAAGGGCGGCGTGCTGCGCGGCGAGCAGGAGATCGAGGCCATCCGCGCCTTGCATGCACGCTTCCCGCAGGCGCGTATCACGCTCGACCCCAATGGCGCGTGGTCGCTGGAGCAGGCCATCGCGCTGTGCCGCGATCTGCACGGCGTGCTGGCGTATGCCGAAGACCCATGTGGTGCGCAGGATGGGTATTCCGGGCGCGAAGTCATGGCCGAGTTTCGGCGTGCCACCGGCCTGCCCACGGCCACCAACATGATCGCCACCGATTGGCGCCAGATGGGCCACGCCATCCAGCTGCAATCGGTGGATATTCCATTGGCCGATCCGCATTTCTGGACGCTGCAAGGTTCGGTGCGCGTTGCGCAGATGTGTCGCGATTGGGGCCTGACCTGGGGTTCGCATTCCAACAATCACTTCGATATTTCGCTGGCCATGTTCACCCACGTGGCCGCCGCCGCACCCGGGCGCGTAACGGCGATCGATACGCACTGGATCTGGCAGGACGGTCAACGCCTGACGCACGCGCCGTTGACAATTGCAGGCGGCCAGATCCAGGTGCCTGCCAAACCGGGCCTGGGCATCGAGCTGGACATCGACGCACTGGATGCGGCGCATCGCACCTATCAGAGCCTGAGCCTGGGTGCGCGCGACGACGCGGCAGGCATGCAGTGCCTGATTCCGAACTGGGCATTCGACAACAAGCGTCCGTGCCTGGTGCGCTAG
- a CDS encoding MFS transporter yields the protein MMAPDSKTVPRRRYLILLMLFVVTTINYADRATLSIAGSAVQDSLGIDALQMGFIFSAFGWAYVAGQIPGGWLLDRFGSRRVYGLSLLTWSLFTVLQGFIGWVPVAWAVTTLFVLRFLVGIAEAPSFPGNSRIVAAWFPTAERGLAASIFNSAQYFATVAFAPLMGWLVHAWGWEHVFLVMGAAGVLLAALWRKTIYAPREHPRLSAQELDYIQRNGALVDMEQRNTPSQHVKGAQWHYAKQLLGNRMLLGVYIGQYCITTLTYFFLTWFPVYLVKERGMSILEAGFVASLPAVCGFIGGVLGGYVSDRMVRRGYSLTVARKTPIVVGMLMSVTMIGCNYVQAEWMVVGLMALAFFGKGIGALGWAVVADTSPKEIAGLSGGLFNTFGNMAGITTPIVIGYIVSNTGTFEWALVFVGFNALLAVVSYLVVVGQIKRVELKAPPGGPSMPLPAAL from the coding sequence ATGATGGCTCCCGATTCGAAGACAGTTCCGCGCAGGCGTTATCTGATCTTGCTGATGTTGTTCGTGGTGACCACGATCAACTATGCGGACCGCGCCACCTTGTCCATTGCCGGCTCCGCCGTGCAGGACTCGCTGGGCATCGATGCACTGCAGATGGGTTTCATTTTCTCGGCATTCGGCTGGGCATACGTGGCCGGGCAGATTCCGGGAGGCTGGTTGCTCGACCGCTTCGGCTCACGGCGCGTGTATGGCCTGTCCCTGCTGACCTGGTCGCTGTTCACCGTGCTGCAGGGATTCATCGGCTGGGTGCCGGTGGCCTGGGCGGTCACCACCTTGTTCGTGCTGCGCTTTCTGGTGGGCATCGCCGAAGCGCCCTCGTTCCCCGGTAATAGCCGCATCGTGGCGGCATGGTTTCCCACGGCCGAACGCGGCTTGGCCGCCTCGATCTTCAACTCCGCACAGTACTTCGCCACCGTGGCCTTCGCGCCGCTGATGGGCTGGCTGGTGCATGCCTGGGGCTGGGAGCACGTGTTCCTGGTGATGGGCGCGGCCGGCGTGCTGCTGGCCGCGCTGTGGAGAAAGACCATCTATGCACCGCGCGAGCACCCGCGTTTGTCGGCGCAGGAACTGGACTACATCCAGCGCAACGGTGCACTGGTGGACATGGAGCAACGCAACACGCCTAGCCAGCACGTCAAGGGAGCGCAATGGCATTACGCCAAGCAACTGCTGGGCAATCGCATGTTGCTCGGCGTGTACATCGGCCAGTACTGCATCACCACGCTGACGTACTTCTTTTTGACCTGGTTCCCGGTGTATCTGGTCAAGGAGCGTGGCATGTCGATCCTGGAGGCAGGCTTCGTTGCCTCGCTGCCGGCGGTGTGCGGCTTCATCGGCGGCGTGCTGGGCGGTTACGTGTCCGATCGCATGGTGCGGCGCGGCTACTCGCTCACCGTGGCGCGCAAGACGCCGATCGTGGTTGGCATGTTGATGTCGGTGACGATGATCGGCTGCAACTACGTGCAGGCCGAATGGATGGTGGTCGGCTTGATGGCGCTGGCGTTCTTCGGCAAAGGCATTGGCGCGCTCGGCTGGGCGGTGGTGGCCGATACCTCGCCCAAGGAAATCGCAGGGCTCTCGGGCGGCCTGTTCAACACCTTCGGCAACATGGCCGGCATCACCACGCCGATCGTGATCGGCTACATCGTCTCCAACACCGGCACCTTCGAGTGGGCCCTGGTGTTCGTTGGATTCAATGCCTTGCTGGCGGTGGTGTCGTACCTGGTGGTGGTCGGCCAAATCAAGCGGGTGGAGCTCAAGGCGCCGCCTGGCGGCCCATCCATGCCCCTTCCTGCAGCGCTGTGA
- a CDS encoding aldehyde dehydrogenase (NADP(+)) yields MHTILGESLIGQRSVQGAGVALQGVDATTGEALQPVFGSATAPDVEQACALAQAAFDPYRETTLEARAQFLETIAEQILALGDGLIERAMRESGLPRARLEGERGRTVGQLRLFASVVREGSWLQARIDPALPQRTPLPRADLRQRHIALGPVAVFGASNFPLAFSVAGGDTASALAAGCPVVVKAHSAHPGTSELVGRAIQAAVAQCGLPEGVLSLLFDAGIEIGAQLVADARIKAVGFTGSRAGGMALVKIAAARREPIPVYAEMSAINPVYLLPQALQARAPDLGKAFVGSLTLGAGQFCTNPGLLLAIDSPALDAFIASATQTLQAVSPAAMLTAGIGQAYAQGVQRLAAHPKVSTLARGAAPEAGRCPAALFGTDADAFLADEALQAEVFGASSLLVRCKDGAQLRALSEHLEGQLTATVHMEADDMALAASLLPVLERKAGRVLFNDWPTGVEVCHAMVHGGPFPATSDSRSTSVGTLAIDRFLRPVCYQDLPAELLPAAVADGNPLKLWRRVDGALGHD; encoded by the coding sequence ATGCACACGATCCTGGGTGAATCGTTGATCGGCCAGCGCAGCGTGCAGGGTGCCGGCGTTGCCTTGCAGGGCGTGGATGCGACCACGGGCGAGGCGCTGCAACCGGTGTTCGGCTCGGCTACCGCGCCGGATGTGGAGCAGGCCTGCGCGCTGGCGCAAGCGGCCTTCGATCCTTACCGCGAGACCACGCTGGAGGCACGTGCGCAGTTTCTGGAGACCATCGCCGAGCAGATCCTGGCGTTGGGCGATGGCCTGATCGAACGGGCCATGCGCGAAAGCGGCCTGCCGCGTGCACGCCTGGAAGGCGAGCGTGGGCGCACCGTGGGCCAGCTACGCCTGTTCGCCAGCGTGGTCCGCGAAGGCAGCTGGCTGCAGGCGCGCATCGACCCGGCACTGCCGCAGCGTACGCCGTTGCCGCGTGCGGACCTGCGCCAGCGGCACATCGCGCTGGGGCCGGTGGCAGTGTTCGGCGCCAGCAATTTCCCGCTTGCGTTTTCGGTCGCCGGCGGCGACACCGCTTCGGCGTTGGCGGCCGGCTGCCCAGTGGTGGTCAAGGCGCATAGCGCGCATCCGGGCACCTCCGAACTGGTGGGCCGCGCGATCCAGGCGGCGGTGGCGCAATGCGGCTTGCCCGAAGGCGTGTTATCGCTGCTGTTCGACGCCGGCATCGAGATCGGCGCGCAACTGGTCGCCGACGCGCGGATCAAGGCGGTGGGGTTCACTGGCTCACGCGCCGGAGGCATGGCGCTGGTCAAGATTGCCGCCGCACGCCGCGAGCCGATTCCGGTGTATGCGGAAATGAGTGCGATCAACCCGGTGTATCTGCTGCCGCAGGCGTTGCAGGCACGCGCACCGGATCTGGGCAAAGCGTTTGTCGGCTCGCTGACCTTGGGCGCCGGCCAGTTCTGCACCAATCCCGGTCTGCTGCTGGCGATCGATTCGCCGGCGCTGGATGCGTTTATCGCATCGGCAACGCAAACGCTGCAGGCGGTTTCGCCGGCAGCAATGCTCACCGCAGGCATCGGTCAGGCCTATGCGCAGGGCGTGCAGCGTCTGGCCGCGCATCCGAAGGTCAGCACACTGGCACGTGGTGCAGCACCGGAAGCCGGGCGCTGCCCGGCGGCATTGTTCGGCACCGATGCCGACGCATTTTTGGCCGATGAAGCGCTGCAGGCCGAAGTGTTCGGCGCATCCTCGCTGCTGGTGCGCTGCAAGGACGGCGCGCAGTTGCGTGCCCTGAGCGAACACCTGGAGGGGCAACTCACCGCCACCGTGCACATGGAGGCGGATGACATGGCGTTGGCCGCATCCCTGCTGCCGGTGCTGGAGCGCAAGGCCGGCCGCGTCCTGTTCAACGATTGGCCCACCGGCGTGGAAGTCTGCCATGCCATGGTGCACGGCGGCCCGTTCCCGGCCACCTCCGACAGCCGCAGCACCTCGGTGGGCACGCTGGCGATCGACCGCTTCCTGCGCCCGGTCTGCTACCAAGACCTCCCGGCCGAACTGCTGCCCGCGGCCGTGGCAGATGGCAATCCACTCAAGTTATGGCGACGCGTCGATGGCGCGCTGGGACACGACTGA
- the kdgD gene encoding 5-dehydro-4-deoxyglucarate dehydratase has product MSSRYTPSEMAQALGAGLLSFPVTHFDADMAFDEPAYRSNLDWLSSHPAAGLFAAGGTGELFSLTLDEVDRAVRAAVTQTAGRMPVIAPAGYGTAIAVAMAQAAERNDADGILLFPPYLTECDADGVAEHVERVCKATSLGVIVYGRANARLDDVALARVAERCPNLVGYKDGIGDVERMTRIYARLGDRLLYVGGLPTAETFALPYLEMGVTTYSSAIFNFLPEWALSFYAAVRARDHATIYRELNDFVLPYTVLRNRRAGYAVSIVKAGMRAVGRPAGPVRTPLADLTEDEFAQLTQLIGGRR; this is encoded by the coding sequence ATGAGCAGCAGATACACACCTTCGGAAATGGCCCAAGCGCTTGGTGCCGGGCTCCTGTCATTCCCGGTGACGCACTTCGATGCGGACATGGCTTTCGACGAGCCCGCCTACCGCAGCAATCTGGACTGGCTGTCCTCGCACCCGGCCGCCGGGTTGTTTGCTGCCGGCGGCACCGGCGAGCTGTTTTCGCTGACCCTGGACGAAGTGGACCGCGCAGTGCGCGCGGCCGTGACCCAGACCGCCGGGCGCATGCCGGTGATTGCGCCGGCCGGCTACGGCACCGCGATTGCCGTGGCCATGGCGCAGGCGGCAGAGCGTAACGACGCCGATGGCATCTTGCTGTTTCCGCCGTATCTCACCGAATGCGATGCCGACGGCGTGGCCGAGCATGTCGAGCGCGTCTGCAAGGCGACCTCGCTGGGCGTGATTGTCTACGGCCGCGCCAATGCCCGGCTCGATGACGTGGCGCTGGCGCGGGTGGCCGAGCGCTGCCCCAACCTGGTGGGCTACAAGGACGGCATCGGCGATGTGGAGCGCATGACGCGTATCTACGCGCGGCTGGGCGATCGCCTGCTCTACGTCGGCGGCCTGCCGACGGCCGAAACCTTTGCGCTGCCGTACCTGGAAATGGGGGTGACCACGTATTCGTCGGCCATCTTCAATTTCCTGCCGGAATGGGCGCTGTCGTTCTATGCGGCAGTGCGCGCGCGCGATCACGCAACCATCTACCGCGAGCTCAACGACTTCGTGCTGCCGTACACCGTGCTGCGCAATCGCCGCGCCGGCTATGCGGTGTCGATCGTCAAGGCCGGCATGCGTGCCGTGGGTCGCCCGGCCGGCCCGGTACGTACGCCGCTGGCCGATCTGACCGAAGACGAATTCGCCCAGCTCACGCAGCTCATCGGAGGGCGCCGCTGA
- a CDS encoding LysR family transcriptional regulator — MFDLQQLRCFVAVADELHFRRAAERLNMTQPPLSRQIQLLEHNVGTPLLERNSRHVRLTQAGRSLLAEARAILRLAENAGLRARRIGTGDAGSVSVGFTAGASYRFLPEAIARWRSEAPDVDLQLKEMVSLAQLDALDAGRLDIGLLRPPIQRPGLRSRCVAREPLIAALAEDSPLAQRGSLRLQDFDQQPLVNYAPDEARYFYDLLAQLFGARGIAPRSVQYVSQIHSVLALVRGGMGMALVPEGASGLRYAGIVYLPLQDDAPATPVELHLVWKQDNDNPALRNFVH, encoded by the coding sequence ATGTTCGATCTGCAACAGTTGCGCTGCTTTGTCGCGGTCGCCGACGAGCTGCATTTCCGGCGCGCGGCCGAGCGTTTGAACATGACCCAGCCGCCGCTTAGCCGGCAGATCCAGCTGCTGGAACACAACGTCGGCACGCCGCTGCTGGAGCGCAACAGCCGCCATGTGCGGCTGACCCAGGCCGGGCGCAGCCTGCTGGCCGAAGCGCGCGCGATCCTGCGCCTGGCCGAGAACGCCGGGCTGCGGGCGCGCCGCATTGGTACAGGCGACGCCGGCAGCGTGTCGGTGGGCTTCACTGCCGGGGCCAGCTATCGCTTCTTGCCGGAGGCGATCGCACGCTGGCGCAGCGAGGCGCCGGATGTGGATCTGCAACTCAAGGAGATGGTCAGCCTGGCGCAACTCGATGCGCTGGATGCCGGCCGGCTGGACATCGGCCTGCTGCGTCCACCGATCCAGCGGCCGGGCCTGCGCAGCCGGTGCGTGGCGCGCGAGCCGCTAATTGCCGCGCTGGCCGAGGATTCGCCGCTCGCGCAGCGCGGCAGCCTGCGTCTGCAGGACTTCGACCAGCAACCGCTGGTCAATTACGCGCCCGACGAAGCGCGGTATTTCTACGACCTGCTTGCGCAATTATTCGGCGCGCGCGGCATCGCGCCACGTTCGGTCCAATACGTCAGCCAGATCCATTCGGTGCTGGCACTGGTGCGCGGCGGCATGGGCATGGCGCTGGTGCCGGAAGGTGCCAGTGGCCTGCGCTATGCGGGCATCGTCTATCTGCCGCTGCAGGACGACGCGCCGGCAACGCCAGTGGAACTGCATCTGGTCTGGAAGCAGGACAACGACAACCCGGCCTTGCGCAACTTCGTCCACTAA
- a CDS encoding RelA/SpoT family protein — MNPGPTAQATVATAASTDAAIPDYVLHLERAASYLPKEQLPILRRAWEVGASAHAGQTRKSGEPYITHPVAVAGVLAELGLDMESLIAAILHDTIEDTPLTREELASEFGEAVAELVDGVTKLDKLKFRDRQEAAAESFRKMLLAMSRDLRVIMIKLADRLHNMRTLGAQSTEARGRIARETLEIYAPIAQRLGMSLIKSELQNLGFRALYPWRHAIIEKHIRSQPVVRRESMAQVEVQLSQRLAKEGLEHRLVSRIKTPWSIYSKMHEENKSFDQVMDVFGFRLVVRSVADCYHALGAVHATFKPLDGRFRDFIAIPKANGYQSLHTVLFGPYGSPIEVQIRTEEMDLIAERGVAAHWTYKVGSAAPNSSQSRAHDWIVELIDSQRAAGSSLEFLDNVKVDLFPDEVYLFTPKGKILALPRNSTALDFAYAVHTDVGNRAVASRVDKKLVPLRTKLVSGQAVEIITARSATPKPQWLEFVVSSKARTAIRHQLKQLEHEDAVQLGHRMLDRALEAMDSSLERLPKGRLDAFLSEHRYPRLEALLADVALGNWMPTQAAQALMAYAELRGGGHSKHSHEKILIDGSERGVISFANCCQPIPGDEIMGYHTAGKGIVVHRLDCPNLAELRKSPERWVPIDWDSNVTGDYDTALVVEVENRTGVLAQLAAAIAQSQSNIERVDYLDRDFNAAVLRFNIQVRDRRHLAEVMRRLRRLHVVQSVGRQ, encoded by the coding sequence ATGAACCCAGGCCCCACTGCCCAGGCGACCGTTGCGACCGCTGCGTCTACCGACGCGGCCATTCCCGACTACGTCCTGCACCTCGAACGCGCCGCCAGCTACCTTCCCAAGGAGCAGCTGCCGATCCTGCGCCGTGCGTGGGAAGTTGGCGCCAGCGCGCATGCCGGCCAGACCCGCAAGTCGGGCGAGCCCTACATCACCCATCCGGTTGCCGTGGCCGGTGTGCTGGCCGAGCTCGGCCTGGACATGGAATCGCTGATTGCCGCGATCCTGCACGACACCATTGAAGACACGCCGCTGACGCGCGAAGAACTGGCGTCGGAATTTGGCGAGGCGGTGGCCGAGCTGGTCGATGGCGTCACCAAGCTGGACAAGCTCAAGTTCCGCGACCGCCAGGAAGCGGCGGCGGAAAGTTTCCGCAAGATGTTGCTGGCGATGTCGCGCGACCTGCGCGTGATCATGATCAAGCTGGCTGATCGTCTGCACAATATGCGTACGCTGGGCGCGCAGAGCACCGAAGCGCGCGGACGCATCGCACGTGAAACGCTGGAAATCTACGCGCCCATCGCCCAGCGACTGGGCATGAGCCTGATCAAGTCCGAGCTGCAGAACCTGGGCTTCCGCGCGCTGTATCCGTGGCGCCACGCCATCATCGAAAAACACATCCGCAGCCAGCCGGTGGTGCGGCGCGAATCGATGGCGCAGGTGGAGGTGCAGCTGTCGCAGCGGTTGGCCAAGGAAGGGCTGGAGCATCGCCTGGTCAGCCGCATCAAGACGCCCTGGAGCATCTATTCCAAGATGCACGAAGAGAACAAATCCTTCGACCAGGTGATGGATGTGTTCGGCTTTCGCCTGGTGGTGCGCTCGGTGGCCGATTGCTACCACGCACTCGGCGCGGTGCATGCCACCTTCAAACCGCTGGACGGGCGCTTCCGCGATTTCATCGCCATTCCCAAGGCCAACGGGTATCAATCGCTGCACACGGTGCTGTTCGGGCCGTACGGCTCACCGATCGAAGTGCAGATCCGTACCGAAGAGATGGACCTGATCGCCGAGCGCGGCGTGGCTGCGCATTGGACCTACAAGGTTGGCTCGGCGGCGCCCAATAGCTCGCAGAGCCGTGCGCACGACTGGATTGTGGAGCTGATCGATTCGCAACGCGCGGCCGGCTCGTCGCTGGAATTTCTGGACAACGTCAAGGTCGATCTGTTCCCGGACGAGGTCTATCTGTTCACGCCCAAGGGCAAGATCCTGGCGTTGCCGCGCAATTCCACTGCGCTGGATTTTGCCTACGCGGTGCACACCGACGTGGGCAACCGCGCGGTCGCCTCGCGCGTGGACAAGAAGCTGGTGCCGCTGCGCACCAAGCTGGTCAGCGGGCAGGCGGTGGAGATCATCACCGCGCGCTCGGCCACGCCCAAGCCGCAGTGGCTGGAATTCGTGGTCAGCAGCAAGGCGCGTACGGCGATCCGCCACCAGCTCAAGCAGCTCGAACACGAAGACGCAGTGCAGCTCGGCCATCGCATGCTCGACCGCGCGCTGGAAGCGATGGACAGTTCGCTGGAGCGGCTGCCGAAGGGCCGGCTGGATGCGTTTCTCAGCGAGCACCGCTACCCGCGACTGGAGGCCTTGCTGGCCGATGTGGCGCTGGGCAACTGGATGCCCACCCAGGCAGCGCAGGCGTTGATGGCTTACGCCGAGTTGCGCGGCGGCGGGCATTCCAAGCATTCGCACGAAAAGATCCTGATCGATGGCAGCGAGCGTGGCGTGATCAGCTTCGCCAATTGCTGCCAGCCGATTCCCGGCGACGAGATCATGGGCTACCACACCGCCGGCAAGGGCATCGTGGTGCACCGGCTGGATTGCCCCAACCTGGCCGAGCTGCGCAAGTCGCCCGAGCGCTGGGTGCCGATCGACTGGGACTCCAACGTCACCGGCGACTACGACACCGCGCTGGTGGTGGAAGTGGAAAACCGCACGGGCGTGCTCGCGCAGTTGGCTGCGGCGATCGCGCAGAGCCAGTCCAACATCGAGCGGGTGGATTACCTGGACCGCGATTTCAATGCGGCGGTGCTGCGCTTCAACATCCAGGTGCGCGACCGCCGCCATTTGGCCGAAGTGATGCGCCGCCTGCGTCGCCTGCACGTGGTGCAGAGCGTGGGCCGGCAGTAG
- the rpoZ gene encoding DNA-directed RNA polymerase subunit omega yields the protein MARITVEDCLEVVNNRFELVMMASKRARQLANGVQPLIENADASDKPTVMALREIAARRIDNALIDEVEKAERERAEREALEWAAAEVVADEDMSKNDD from the coding sequence ATGGCCCGCATTACCGTAGAAGATTGCCTGGAAGTCGTGAACAACCGTTTTGAGCTGGTCATGATGGCCTCCAAGCGTGCGCGTCAGCTCGCCAACGGCGTGCAGCCGCTGATCGAGAACGCCGACGCCAGCGACAAGCCCACCGTGATGGCGCTGCGCGAAATCGCCGCACGCCGGATCGACAACGCACTGATCGATGAAGTCGAAAAGGCCGAGCGCGAGCGCGCCGAGCGCGAAGCCCTGGAATGGGCTGCCGCCGAAGTGGTCGCCGACGAAGACATGTCCAAGAACGACGACTGA
- the gmk gene encoding guanylate kinase, whose protein sequence is MRGTLYIVAAPSGAGKSSIVNATLARDPKIALSISFTSRAPRPGERHAEHYHFVSAEEFQGMIEAGDFFEYALVHGDWKGTARQSVEPQLAAGHDVLLEIDWQGARQVRQKVPDAVSVFILPPSRQALDERMRKRGQDSEDVMAQRLAAAREEMLHFEEFDYVIINETFDTAVSEMCAIFTASRLRRQAQQQRHAGLIQALLD, encoded by the coding sequence ATGCGCGGCACCCTCTATATCGTTGCGGCCCCTTCCGGCGCCGGCAAGAGCAGCATCGTCAACGCCACCCTGGCGCGTGACCCCAAGATCGCCTTGTCGATCTCCTTCACCTCGCGCGCGCCGCGCCCGGGTGAGCGGCATGCCGAGCACTACCATTTCGTCTCTGCCGAGGAATTCCAGGGCATGATCGAAGCCGGTGACTTCTTCGAGTACGCGCTGGTGCATGGCGACTGGAAAGGCACCGCGCGGCAGTCGGTGGAGCCGCAGCTGGCCGCCGGGCACGACGTGCTGCTGGAGATCGATTGGCAGGGCGCGCGCCAGGTGCGGCAGAAGGTGCCGGACGCGGTCAGCGTGTTCATCCTGCCGCCGTCGCGCCAGGCTTTGGACGAGCGCATGCGCAAGCGCGGGCAGGACAGCGAGGACGTGATGGCGCAACGCCTGGCCGCCGCCCGCGAGGAAATGCTGCATTTCGAGGAATTCGACTACGTGATCATCAACGAGACCTTCGACACCGCGGTGTCGGAAATGTGCGCCATCTTCACCGCCAGCCGGCTGCGTCGGCAGGCGCAGCAGCAACGCCATGCCGGGCTGATCCAGGCGTTGCTGGACTGA